tgtgattggcactagggtttgtgtatgcttaggagacttgaatttctgtactgtccatgttccagctgggcccggagcctcagcagagttgcatcacctactctctggttcaatCAATGTACCCATGTCAGCTGACTGGGATGTGAGAATGGTCAATCAACACAACAGGGAAcccagagtgtctacaactgcaagcaagagaatcacaaGCATCAGTCATGTgagatccaagccccctctcaatgtaaAGGTGttgtggacatcaccatcctagtgTCCACCAGACGGAGGTATATAAAATGGATTGGAgaggactcactggtattctactatagaactgttgtgactcttttaatagaagaaattttatcattgactgttgtgactctagcaatggaagaaattgtatcatttattTAGAGGTGAAGGCCACGGGAGATGCTCAGGGCAGGGATagagagaagagatgtgatatgggacatttttggtacttggagatgtcctgaatgatatttctgggacagatgcagggcattatttatcctgccataacccactggatggactgcagaaaagtgtgaactacaatgtaaactatggtccatgcggttTGGCAGTCTCCAGGGTGAATTCGACAAATTcagtgaatgtgccttactgatggaAAGGAACatcgatgtgggaggaatgagcTGAAGTTGGGAATGCTGTATATGAGAATCTCTgctgttttttaaagtaacattttgtgtgatctatttattctttttaaaaagaaagacaatacaaaaaaatccatattcagtgggaaaaaaaatgcaGCTATATTTCCTAGGACCCCATATTACCCAGGAATCTTTTACCAGTATTTCCACTTAGAGTCTTGGACTTTTTCATATGGAACCTTTCCACTAATATAGAATGCAAAGCCCTTCAGAGTTAACAGTCTTCCAAACCTGAAGCTGGCATTTGAATTGCTCTACCCAATGAGATTcgttttaatttttcattttttatcttaatCAAGTCCTTTCAATAGACGGTATTAGGGATTAATTTAAAAGAATCAGAGTCATTTATAGCTATGAgtatattaaagaagaagaaagatcacaaatcaatAGCTATCTACAGATCTCATGGAAGTAGAAAATGAAGGGCAAACTGATACTAAACTACCACATATTATTGCTGaatatgggggagaaaggagaagcagtgagaaaaGGGGAAATACTCTTGAGAGATGGTGGCACCATGTATGAAAGTCAACTCCAGAGGAGATAGATTGGAGGCAGAAGATGTCTTGGTATATCCTGATTCCCTCTCCAAATCAGAGATATGGAAATCATTTGGGGAAATCTTGCAATATTAGAACACTCATCTAAAGAGAGGTGACCTCCTCTTGGGAGAAAGGAGTCCACTGCAATAGCAGATGAACATGTAGCTCCATAGCTGTCTCCCATGGGTCAAAACTGGAAcaagtgtattttttctttcttacctccagagaaataaattataagaagtagaaaaacaaaaagaataaatcattAATGagacttatgggaatgaaatccctaaatgCACGGAATCTCTAAATgcttcctctacatcctctcaaGTCTACTTTACTCATCTCTGGTCTTGAGAAAACACGATTGTGTCCTCTCCATGCCCTTCCTGGAGCAGAGATTCCAATTTCATCCCTCATTCAAAGAATAGCCTGCACTGGTGATTTCAGGCACCACCTTGATAATTTTAGGTGAATCACAGAATCTTCATAAGTGCTGGGGGAATGTATCATGGCTGCAGGGCTCTCTTTTTGGTAGAAACTTTAGGGGCAACAAAAGAATATACGCATAAGGAATGCTTAAAATACAGAGTCCTGCCTTCTTAAAAGGACTGGTTGTGCGGGGAAAAATGGATGTAACAAATGATCTTCTTTCTCCACCTGATTCCTTTGCATTAGTTTTCACTCATTTGGCTTCACTATCTAAGCAGcatttttccttgtttcactgctttttctttgtcTACAATTGTTGCCAACATTTGCTTagccacattcattcattttttaaagattaattttatttatttatcccccctgccacccccgttgtctgctctctgtttcccctTCATTGTGTattgtcttttgtgtctgtttgtattctcattaggtgacttaGGGAAACAATTCTGGAAAtttccagagtgggaaaggggTGATCTTTCTCCTagcaccacctcatctccctcttctgctacatcttctcattgtctctcctctgtgtgtcttgttgcatcatcttgctgtgtcatcttctctgtatcagctggcactcctgcatggggcagcattcctccACACGGTGAAACTcccacatggggcagcactcctgcttTGGCCAGCCCTCTGTATGATTGAACACTAGGAAAAAAATAGCACCTCCATAAGACTGTCTCCATTTATCcagcttttatttttctccttaaatgTTGTGACATCTGGTATACTCTATGATTACTTTAAGTTACTTACATTCTTTCtgtattataaaaatgtgttatcctCATTTCTCAGCACTGTATTCCAATTGTCTAGACATTGAGTGGCATATTATCAAGACTAAATATACATACCTCAAGGAATGAAAGGATATTTCATAGAAACTATGGATTTCATGACTGCTTGAAGTAAAGGATGATAGTGGGAAAGGAAAACTTTAACAGGGATGGCACTAGAAGTCCCCCAGGACCAGGGGGTTAATCAAAGTATACAAATTATCTTGGCTTTAAAACAGAAATCTCAGCACTTCAGCTAGAATAGTAGTGCTTGTTTACATGAAAattattgattttgttttccttatagGTAGTCACATCTACCACATTATGCAAAGAAATGATACCAGAATCTCAGAAATTCTACTCCTGGGATTATCAAAGGAACCAGAATtgcagcccctcctctttgggctgttcctgtccatgtacctggtcacctgcACTGGAAACCTGCttatcatcctggccatcatctcagacACCAACCTCCatacacccatgtacttcttcctctgcaACCTGTCCCTTTGTGACATTTGTTTCTcctccaccactgtcccaaaCATGCTGGTGAGTATACAGACAGAAAGCAGAGTAATAAGCTATGGTGGATGCATCACCCAGATATATTTTGTCTTGCTCTTTGCAGCATTGGAGGACTTCCTCCTGgctgcaatggcctatgaccgctttgtggccatctgtcatCCCCTGCACTACTCTGTCATCATGAACCCCCGGATCTGTGTCCTGCTGGTTCTGGGGTCATGGATCATGACTGTCCTGAATTCCTTGTTACAGAGGTCACTGGTTTTGCAGTTGTCCTTTTGTACACACGTGGAaatcccccactttttctgtgaaattaATCAGATGGTCCAACTTGCCTGTTCTGACACATTCATCATTGTCATAGTGATGTATTTTGTAGCTGGAGTGCTGGGAGGGGGTCCGGTTGCTGGAATCCTTTTCTCTTATTCTAAGATTGTTTCCTCCATATGTGCAATCTCAAAAGGTGGgaagtataaagcattttccacCTGTGCATCTCACCTCTTGGTGGTCTCCTTATTTTATTGTACGGGCATAGGGGTATACCTTAGTTCTGCCGCTTCACACAATACAAAATCAGTTGCTCCAGCTTCAGTGATGTACACTGTTGTCacacccatgctgaaccccttcatctatAGTCTGAGGAATAAAGACATAAAGGGAGCTTTGAAAAAATTCTTTGGATGGAAAATATAAAGGTGTCATTATTCCTTGGTTTGAGGAAGGGCCTGTGAATGCAACACTCAATGAAAAATCCAGATATTGTAATTCTTTAATTAGAATATGGAAGTAAAAACTGTCTCTTTCTATTCATTTCAGAGTTTCAGAGCTTTGGATTTTAAGCTGAATACTTTATTaaactttatctgtctcttagatttcCAACACTTTTTCCATTTGTTCACTTTTCCAATTTCCCAACGTTATTCTCATTCTTGCAAGAGAAACAATTTGCAAATTCCAACATAATGCAAACATGTATTTCAAGGACAAATATTTTTGTGAAGTCATCAAAagcaatatatttttgttttaatgaaagATTTATGTGTTGTCTGGTTTCTATTGAATAAACGAGacattgctttttttattttttttatttttttattgattttgtaataatattacattaaaaatatatatgtgaggtcccattcaaccccacccccccaacccccctctccccccccaacaacactcattcccatcatcatgacacatccattggatttggtaagtacatctttgggcacctctgcacctcatagacaatggtccacatcatggcccacactctcctccattccatccagtgggccctgtgaggatttacaatgtccggtgattgcctctgaagcaccatccagggcagctccatgtcccaaagacgcctccacctctcatctcttcctgcctttccccagaGACATTGCTTTTAAACCCATTATTATAATTTACAGGAACTTCTGACATTGCCACATTGTGGTTCTGTGTACATCCTGCTTTCTATATCTTTCAAATTATATACAGTTTCTGATAATATCAACGCTCACACAACTCTCCTTCTTAAATCTTAtcacttcattttatttcttctgtaggATCTTGTTTCTTCTTCAGGTTACAGTCCACAGTGAATTTCATGTTTCTGGCACAGGGTAAAATTGTTTACTAAATGCACATCTTTAGGTGGAATCTAGAGGAAGACAAATTTGTAAGAATATTTGACATGGCATGGCCATTGTATCACAGATATCACAGatgtgaaagaaaatttaaataatgcattattttacaataaaagatTAATTTTTGGTGATGTGCTCATATTCTTTGATGTAAGAAACCTTGGTGAGTATATGTGAGGTGGTATTTTAATTTGTGTACAGAGCAATGTTCCATGTTCTATATTATTTTGTTGGAACATATTCCCATTTTTCTCTTGTAAACTTCCTCTGATGCCTACAAGTATGACTCCTTAATATCTCTAAGAAATGTGTCtgctcttttaaaatatgtaaacagGAAATATCAGGTGAGAGAGCAAACTACGTACTTACTAAGATACTATTTATCATACTTGCTTCAAAATTCTCTTGAATCCTCATGATCAAAGCTTGGCTCACGTAAGAGTTTGGATTCCTGCCCTCAAAATTCCCCTGGTACTGGAGACTTCTGATTCAGGTTCACTAATTGTGCAGACAGAAATTTCAAGGTCTTTTCAAATTCTCCTAGTTATCTGGAAGCTCAACTTATTTGTGGTTATTTTTAAGTGCAGGTATATAAGAAAACTTGAAAAACCAGAGGAACATCAATGACATTCAAATGTCTGAAATAATGCAAATACTTAGAAGAATGAGGCTTATCTGAATATATCAAAGTCTAAATAACATTCAGAGTGATCTCAATGTTCATTATTCTGTACATAGCCATTACAGCATAACCTGAGACATAAAGTAAATGGTTAAAGATattgattttattattctttGGGAACCAATGGTTTGTAATTCTTCaaatctcttccattttcttatgtGTCTGTGATCACGTGTGAGTCAACTCGGGATGCCTTGAACTTCTTGGTTATGCTCTCACATAATTTTGGCCTCATAATCTTTAGATTGGTCTAGAGTGGCCGTAACTGGGATGCTGGCCTTCCCTACACTTGTCCTCTCATCTTCTAGCAGTCCAGACTCGAATTGTTTTCATGGCTGAGTTAGAATATAAGAGTGAAATACAGAAAAGCTCAGAGATCTCTTGAGGTCCACTGTCAATAACACCGTATTCTATTGGccaaatcaaataaaaaagataatcatTTCCACCTTTATTCAACATGGGTAAAGGGACTTCTCCTCTTGGATGGAGCTGCACTGTCCTATTGCAAAAGATATGGATAAGAGAAAGTTGGGGGAATGTGACCATCTATTCAGTGAGCCTACTACAGGTACTCATTTCAGTTCAattaagttttattgggatattcTATTCCAGAAGGACATAGCACACTGAGACGTAAATATTCCCAACATACTCCTAATGTGTTGTTTGCAATTTCTAGGATAAGTGAAAATATcagctttttttccttccctgagATTCCCCATTGTATACTAGTAACTCGTGTTTGGTTCACTGATTGCCAGAGCTTTGTATTTATTGTTTCACTGATACCAATCTGTTCTCATGCATATATTGTCACATTTGACTGAGCTGttcatatatatatctatatatacaaaGTTTTCTATTCTAGTAGTGATAACCGGGGATGATACATTCTGATGGGAGTAGGTCATATTTCAAATGGAAATAGACAACAAAGAATTAGGAATTGAATAAATGAAACAGTTTTGAAACATTTGGTACATTCTTCTGGCAGGATTTGGCCTTTTCCTAAATGCAAGTGTTAAAGAGAAATGGGGGTTGAGTAGAGACTGGGCAGGCAGTGGACAATCCAATGTTACGAGGAGAGGTGACTTGAAGTGAAGTTGCAGTACTTCTAGCAAATTTTCTTGCAGTAAACCTAAATTTCATGACCATTCTTCTCTTATGCAAATAATGTTTCCTTGACTTTGGGATGTTTTTCTATGCCATGTGTTTGGATTTTCTTCTATACTATACTGTCTTCTGCAGAAATATTATGattttcaaggaattaattaGTGTGGAACAACAATCAAAGGATAATATTCAGTAAACGCATTTATtatcatacatttttttatttttatttttttattttttttattgattttgtaataatattacattaaaaatatatatgtgaggtcccattcaaccccaccccccccaccccacctctccccccccccccccccagcaacactcgttcccatcatcatgacacatccattggatttggtaagtacatctttggtcacctctgcatctcatagtcaatggtccacatcatggcccatactctcctccattccatccagtgggccctgtgaggatttacaatgtccggtgattgcctctgaagcaccatccagggcagctccatgtcccaaagactcctccacctctcatctcttcctgcctttccccatacccatcatccaccatgtccacttttcccaatccaatgccacctcttctatgtggacattggattggttgtgtccattgcacctctatgacaagaggaggctcagattccacatggatgttggatgcaatcctcccactttcagttgtaatcactctaggctccatggtgtggtggttgtccttcaactccatcttagctgagtgtgataagtccaataaatcatattgtaggtgctggagtctgttgaggctcaggacctggctatcacattgtcagtccagagattcaaatcccctaaatatatcttaaaccccaatattaactgcacctccatcaccttagcatgaaagtcttatgatggaagatcccatctgagtccagattcatcacacataaacaccagttccaaaaaggggccatctgacctggtagttaaccccatcggccatgaccataactcccctgggtctctttagccctcgaaggaaccgatatctgggggttgtatctgctttatctgtctctctgactctgctcagttgtgcatgagggcaatccttctgccagcctccatactcttttttagaaactcgtagccatataaactcatttctcttttccatttcccccttactttaggtcaaacagcattttaaagtcatgttattttatgtagacagggatattctgctattATCATACATTTTGTaaggaataaatattttgattctttttcaaCTCTTTTATGGgttataaaagttaaaaatctTCTATAATGTATCATTATTAATGAATTTAGTTAGGGATGAAATTCAGCTACAAGGTAAAGAATGTCCAAACATAATAATGCTTTTCAGAAATTAAGGGTTTATTAACCCACAATTCACAAAACTAGAGTTAGGAAACCCAGAACTAGGACGACGGCTCAGTGAAAGGACTAGGGTCTCAGTATTCATAAACTTATTGTGTGTTTTTTATTCTCATGATCACAGAATGTGGGCTGAACCTCTAGGCACTGATCCATATCCCATTCAGAAAGATTGAGGGTAGAATCATTGGTGTAGTCATATATATTGAAAGGTGGATTGTGGGGGAAGTGAAACATTATTTACCATAGTgcctacaccattttacattgccattaACAATCCACCAgagttccaattttttttcataatccacaacacttgttatttttcctgaatttattAATATAGCCCTTCTTGTGGGCTTGAAGTTGATTCATTATAgctttaacttgcatttcccaaatgtctaatgatgttgagcagattttcatgtatttattaccAATTTACATACCTTTTGCTGAGAAACATTCCTTCATTGTCATAGTTTTAATGGgactgttttcctttttgttatggcaatgtacatggtatttatatattctatatattacgCCGTCAAttgctatattattttaaatatttattttgtatttatttcttaccctggttcccccattgtctgttctttgtacccattcactgtgggttcttttgtgtctacttgtattctcatagGTGGCTCTGGgatctgatcctgggaccttctggaatgtgAGACAAGCAGTTACTCTTTTGTACCACCTCAACTCCAagttctgctctttcttcttattttctctcctctgtgtctcttgttgtgtaaTCTTTCAGTACCAGTTgtcagcatgggccagcacccctGCATGGATTGTTTTCCCtacatggggtggcattccagcatgggtGAGCACTCCATGAGAGCCAGCTTGCCTCAACAGGAGACCatgggcattgaatcctggaaATCCTATAGGGTAGGCAGGAGCCAATTGGTTGGGCTTCATCCATTTCCATCCCACATCTTTTGAATCTATTTTCTCCTCTTCAGTTGGTTGTCTTTTCGTTCTCTTTATGATTTAATTTGATGAATACttttgagaaaataatatcaatatattatttctttcattacctGTGCTTTTGGAATCATATTTAAGAATATACTGCCAAATCTCAGTTAATGAAGAGTTGTCCCTATATCATCCTCAAAGAGTTTTATAACTTTAGCTCATATATTTAAGTACTTGATccaatttgaatttattttgcatatgtgGTGTTAGGTAGGTGATTAATCTCAGTCGTCTTCATTTATATATTCAGCTTTTGCaggatcatttgttgaaaagattatatgTTCCCAATGCCAATGTGTACACATGAAAATTGATCAAAAATAAATTGCAAGGCAGGGTATATTATTCATGCaaaaatagaaatggttaaaacatATCATACTCTTTGTTACTAGCAGATGTATTATAGGAATATGACAG
This genomic interval from Dasypus novemcinctus isolate mDasNov1 chromosome 30, mDasNov1.1.hap2, whole genome shotgun sequence contains the following:
- the LOC101414082 gene encoding olfactory receptor 7A10-like, with translation MQRNDTRISEILLLGLSKEPELQPLLFGLFLSMYLVTCTGNLLIILAIISDTNLHTPMYFFLCNLSLCDICFSSTTVPNMLVSIQTESRVISYGGCITQIYFVLLFAALEDFLLAAMAYDRFVAICHPLHYSVIMNPRICVLLVLGSWIMTVLNSLLQRSLVLQLSFCTHVEIPHFFCEINQMVQLACSDTFIIVIVMYFVAGVLGGGPVAGILFSYSKIVSSICAISKGGKYKAFSTCASHLLVVSLFYCTGIGVYLSSAASHNTKSVAPASVMYTVVTPMLNPFIYSLRNKDIKGALKKFFGWKI